From Cytophagia bacterium CHB2, one genomic window encodes:
- a CDS encoding dihydrofolate reductase: protein MRNTVFAINMTVDGYFGHEDMIADEELHEFFTELLRNADIELFGRKTYQLMFPYWHTVAENQSETKTTNEFARTIDAINKVVFSKTLKSVEMKNTTLSRANIEEELLKLKGQPGKDISIGGLSIASHLTQLGMIDEYHFVVHPVVAGKGPRLFEADGLKERLRLKLVGSKKFSSGAIALHYKKTAP from the coding sequence ACGGTTACTTCGGCCACGAGGATATGATTGCAGATGAAGAGCTACACGAGTTTTTCACCGAGCTGCTCCGCAACGCGGATATCGAACTCTTTGGGCGAAAAACATATCAACTGATGTTTCCGTACTGGCATACCGTTGCGGAAAATCAGTCGGAGACAAAAACGACAAATGAGTTCGCGCGGACGATTGATGCAATCAACAAGGTCGTTTTTTCCAAGACGCTCAAAAGCGTTGAAATGAAGAACACGACACTCTCCCGCGCAAACATTGAAGAAGAGCTTCTGAAATTGAAAGGTCAGCCGGGTAAAGATATTTCCATTGGCGGCTTGAGTATCGCCTCGCATTTAACTCAACTCGGCATGATTGACGAGTATCACTTTGTGGTTCACCCGGTTGTTGCGGGAAAGGGGCCCCGCCTGTTTGAGGCTGATGGTCTCAAAGAGCGCCTTCGGTTGAAACTCGTCGGGTCGAAAAAATTCAGTTCCGGAGCTATTGCGCTTCATTACAAAAAAACGGCGCCGTGA
- a CDS encoding extradiol dioxygenase encodes MTKELWINLPVKDVNKSREFFTKLGFTLNPHYGNSAESASFLVGTKNIVVMLFAESAFKGFTRNEIADTQKGTEVLLSIDAESRAEVDELAKKAAKAGGTVFGEPDEHQGWMYGCGFTDLDGHRWNVLHMDMSKMPKG; translated from the coding sequence ATGACCAAAGAGCTTTGGATCAACCTGCCGGTGAAAGACGTGAATAAATCAAGAGAGTTTTTCACCAAGCTTGGATTTACTTTGAATCCGCATTATGGCAACAGCGCTGAATCGGCGAGCTTCCTCGTCGGCACAAAAAATATTGTCGTCATGCTTTTTGCGGAATCCGCTTTCAAAGGCTTTACACGCAATGAAATTGCCGATACCCAAAAAGGCACCGAAGTCCTACTTTCAATCGACGCAGAGAGCAGAGCGGAAGTCGATGAATTGGCCAAGAAGGCGGCAAAGGCAGGTGGTACGGTTTTCGGCGAGCCTGACGAACATCAGGGCTGGATGTACGGCTGCGGTTTCACCGATTTGGATGGCCATCGCTGGAATGTGTTGCACATGGACATGAGCAAGATGCCGAAGGGATGA